A region of Spodoptera frugiperda isolate SF20-4 chromosome 26, AGI-APGP_CSIRO_Sfru_2.0, whole genome shotgun sequence DNA encodes the following proteins:
- the LOC118279624 gene encoding uncharacterized protein LOC118279624, whose product MDTTSDCLNALTNLDIDVTSWDIIIVHIVTSKLDPDSRKDWELKVTSNVDSDELPTFEQLKEFLTARYRALEFLGTRSSKNIVCKERVFHTAANTTKVCPVCHSSEHKIRNCKQFVNKDVDIRRKFVQDHNLCFNCLGYNHSARLCKCTASCQICKRRHHSLLHPKGERESGVKGVSSTRAYSTTVGVESQNNVVACFSKGGVSSQVLLPTALVRAVSKNGGMYTIRALLDQGSQTSFITERAVQSLGLQKKLVKGSATGINGHNKLGLNSVVEVKIQSRIDLSFELVVKAYVLNSITSYLPGRETSYLDWAQISDIELADPGFHKPDKVDILLGAEIYSQILKNGFKKAPDGSTVAQATTLGWIISGTVASSSQNISDITVMHTHLSGNEIPKKKLGKEHLREKQVYNHMNELLAKRGFTVQNGLSNSSELLGKIIGKTHSFKGLDGVGKGINKQASNKIKQNGLTWNRTCDTFQYSVQLPVREKLKTKRKKQLTLP is encoded by the exons ATGGATACTACATCAGATTGTTTAAATGCTTTAACTAATTTGGATATTGATGTAACTTCATGGGATATTATAATAGTTCACATAGTAACATCAAAACTAGATCCTGATAGCAGAAAGGATTGGGAACTGAAGGTGACTAGCAATGTAGATTCAGATGAGCTGCCTACATTTGAACAGCTTAAAGAATTTTTAACAGCACGTTATAGGGCACTTGAATTCTTAGGAACTAGGTCTAgtaaaaacattgtttgtaaGGAAAGGGTATTCCACACAGCGGCCAATACAACCAAGGTATGTCCGGTTTGTCACAGTAGCGAACACAAAATAAGAAATTGCAAACAATTTGTTAATAAGGATGTGGATATACGACGTAAGTTTGTGCAGgatcacaatttatgttttaattgtttaggATACAACCACTCTGCTAGGTTGTGTAAATGTACAGCGTCGTGTCAAATATGTAAGCGTAGACACCACTCTTTGCTGCACCCTAAAGGTGAAAGGGAGTCTGGTGTCAAGGGAGTTTCATCAACGCGAGCATATTCAACTACAGTCGGAGTAGAATCGCAAAACAATGTAGTAGCTTGTTTCTCTAAAGGTGGAGTGAGTAGTCAAGTCTTACTACCAACAGCGCTAGTGAGGGCTGTATCCAAGAACGGAGGTATGTATACTATCAGAGCACTACTGGATCAAGGCTCACAAACGTCGTTTATTACGGAGCGCGCTGTGCAAAGTTTAGGATTACAGAAAAAACTAGTTAAGGGTTCAGCCACTGGCATAAATGGTCATAACAAATTAGGTTTAAATTCGGTTGTTGAGGTTAAAATTCAATCTAGGATAGATTTGTCATTTGAACTTGTAGTCAAAGCATACGTTCTCAATTCTATAACGTCTTATTTACCGGGTAGAGAAACGTCATATTTAGATTGGGCTCAAATCAGTGACATCGAACTAGCTGATCCTGGATTTCACAAACCTGATAAAGTAGATATTTTGTTAGGGGCAGAGATTTATAGTCAGATTTTGAAGAACGGGTTTAAAAAGGCACCAGATGGCAGCACAGTAGCCCAAGCTACCACATTAGGATGGATTATATCGGGTACAGTAGCTTCTTCTTCACAGAATATATCAGATATTACTGTGATGCATACTCACCTCAGTGGGAACGAAATACCAAAGAAGAAACTAGGAAAAGAACATTTGAGGGAAAAGCAAGTCTATAATCATATGAACGAGTTACTAGCAAAGAGAGGATTCACTGTACAAAACGGGTTAAGCAACAGCAGTGAATTACTAGGGAAAATTATCGGGAAAACACACTCGTTCAAGGGACTAGATGGTGTAGGAAAAGGGATAAATAAGCAagcaagcaataaaataaagcaaaatggACTTACCTGGAACAG AACCTGCGACACCTTCCAGTATTCTGTTCAGTTACCTGTGCGggaaaaacttaaaactaaaagaaaaaagcAGCTTACTTTACCTTGA